In Chanodichthys erythropterus isolate Z2021 chromosome 18, ASM2448905v1, whole genome shotgun sequence, the following are encoded in one genomic region:
- the hmbox1a gene encoding homeobox-containing protein 1a isoform X2, whose product MSHYTDEPRFTIEQIDLLQRLRRSGMTKQEILHALDTLDRLDREHVEKFGHRHAHGGNGAAGVNHGNSSNATTSSNSCTTSTNNLAASSSTTSTATQTGYRGNGLSPSPSNSYDTSPPPMVPTPMPVVAPMVQNGREGLASMPNGKLSPPRFAVSNASSRAFAIENPDEEVDIDDKVEELMRMDSAIIKEEIKAFLGNRRISQAVVAQVTGISQSRISHWLLQQGSDLSEQKKRAFYRWYQLEKTTPGATLAMRPTPMALEDIVEWRQTPPPISSTQGSFRLRRGSRFTWRKECLAVMESYFNDNQYPDEAKREEIANACNAVIQKPGKKLSDLERVTSLKVYNWFANRRKEIKRRANIAILESHGIDVQSPGGHSNSDEIDGNDYGEPVAADQVLGMVFGAKAEGFRPISGSLLPYRTTTPAQTNTRTL is encoded by the exons ATGTCCCATTATACAGATGAGCCTCGTTTTACCATTGAGCAGATCGACTTGCTGCAGCGGCTACGTCGAAGCGGCATGACAAAGCAAGAGATCTTGCACGCCCTGGACACCCTCGACCGGCTGGACCGCGAGCACGTGGAGAAGTTCGGCCACCGGCACGCCCATGGCGGAAATGGGGCGGCCGGCGTCAACcacggcaacagcagcaacgCCACCACCTCTTCCAACTCCTGCACTACCTCCACTAACAACCTCGCAGCCTCTTCTTCGACGACCTCTACGGCCACGCAGACCGGTTACCGTGGCAACGGCCTCTCACCATCTCCTAGCAACAGCTATGACACCTCCCCGCCCCCAATGGTCCCCACACCCATGCCGGTAGTAGCACCCATGGTCCAAAACGGACGGGAAGGCCTCGCCTCTATGCCCAACGGGAAGCTCTCCCCGCCCCGCTTCGCTGTTAGCAATGCTTCCTCGAGGGCCTTTGCGATCGAGAACCCCGATGAGGAAGTGGACATTGATGACAAAGTTGAGGAGCTCATGAG AATGGACAGTGCTATAATTAAAGAAGAGATTAAAGCATTCTTGGGGAATCGGCGAATATCACAGGCAGTAGTTGCCCAAGTTACAG GTATCAGTCAGAGCCGGATCTCTCATTGGCTGCTCCAGCAGGGCTCAGATCTCAGCGAGCAGAAGAAAAGAGCCTTCTACCGCTGGTACCAACTAGAGAAAACTACACCTG GTGCAACACTAGCAATGCGGCCCACCCCGATGGCCCTGGAGGACATTGTGGAGTGGCGTCAAACACCCCCTCCCATTAGCAGCACCCAGGGCAGCTTCCGTCTGCGGCGTGGAAGCCGCTTCACCTGGAGGAAAGAGTGTCTGGCGGTGATGGAGAG TTATTTCAATGACAACCAGTACCCCGACGAAGCCAAACGAGAGGAAATTGCCAACGCCTGCAATGCAGTTATTCAAAAACCAG GGAAGAAGCTTTCAGATCTTGAGAGGGTCACGTCTCTGAAAGTTTACAACTGGTTTGCCAACAGACGGAAGGAAATTAAGAGAAGAGCCAACATAG CAATCCTGGAGAGTCATGGGATTGATGTCCAAAGCCCGGGAGGTCATTCCAACAGCGATGAGATTGATGGAAATGACTACGGTGAGCCAGTAGCTGCTGACCAAGTTTTGGGAATG GTTTTCGGGGCAAAAGCAGAGGGCTTCAGACCAATCTCTGGTTCTCTACTCCCTTATAGGACGACAACGCCGGCCCAAACGAACACCAGGACCCTATAG
- the hmbox1a gene encoding homeobox-containing protein 1a isoform X1 has product MSHYTDEPRFTIEQIDLLQRLRRSGMTKQEILHALDTLDRLDREHVEKFGHRHAHGGNGAAGVNHGNSSNATTSSNSCTTSTNNLAASSSTTSTATQTGYRGNGLSPSPSNSYDTSPPPMVPTPMPVVAPMVQNGREGLASMPNGKLSPPRFAVSNASSRAFAIENPDEEVDIDDKVEELMRMDSAIIKEEIKAFLGNRRISQAVVAQVTGISQSRISHWLLQQGSDLSEQKKRAFYRWYQLEKTTPGATLAMRPTPMALEDIVEWRQTPPPISSTQGSFRLRRGSRFTWRKECLAVMESYFNDNQYPDEAKREEIANACNAVIQKPGKKLSDLERVTSLKVYNWFANRRKEIKRRANIAILESHGIDVQSPGGHSNSDEIDGNDYGEPVAADQVLGMDDNAGPNEHQDPIALAVEMAAVNHSILALARQGGATSDIKTEVLDDE; this is encoded by the exons ATGTCCCATTATACAGATGAGCCTCGTTTTACCATTGAGCAGATCGACTTGCTGCAGCGGCTACGTCGAAGCGGCATGACAAAGCAAGAGATCTTGCACGCCCTGGACACCCTCGACCGGCTGGACCGCGAGCACGTGGAGAAGTTCGGCCACCGGCACGCCCATGGCGGAAATGGGGCGGCCGGCGTCAACcacggcaacagcagcaacgCCACCACCTCTTCCAACTCCTGCACTACCTCCACTAACAACCTCGCAGCCTCTTCTTCGACGACCTCTACGGCCACGCAGACCGGTTACCGTGGCAACGGCCTCTCACCATCTCCTAGCAACAGCTATGACACCTCCCCGCCCCCAATGGTCCCCACACCCATGCCGGTAGTAGCACCCATGGTCCAAAACGGACGGGAAGGCCTCGCCTCTATGCCCAACGGGAAGCTCTCCCCGCCCCGCTTCGCTGTTAGCAATGCTTCCTCGAGGGCCTTTGCGATCGAGAACCCCGATGAGGAAGTGGACATTGATGACAAAGTTGAGGAGCTCATGAG AATGGACAGTGCTATAATTAAAGAAGAGATTAAAGCATTCTTGGGGAATCGGCGAATATCACAGGCAGTAGTTGCCCAAGTTACAG GTATCAGTCAGAGCCGGATCTCTCATTGGCTGCTCCAGCAGGGCTCAGATCTCAGCGAGCAGAAGAAAAGAGCCTTCTACCGCTGGTACCAACTAGAGAAAACTACACCTG GTGCAACACTAGCAATGCGGCCCACCCCGATGGCCCTGGAGGACATTGTGGAGTGGCGTCAAACACCCCCTCCCATTAGCAGCACCCAGGGCAGCTTCCGTCTGCGGCGTGGAAGCCGCTTCACCTGGAGGAAAGAGTGTCTGGCGGTGATGGAGAG TTATTTCAATGACAACCAGTACCCCGACGAAGCCAAACGAGAGGAAATTGCCAACGCCTGCAATGCAGTTATTCAAAAACCAG GGAAGAAGCTTTCAGATCTTGAGAGGGTCACGTCTCTGAAAGTTTACAACTGGTTTGCCAACAGACGGAAGGAAATTAAGAGAAGAGCCAACATAG CAATCCTGGAGAGTCATGGGATTGATGTCCAAAGCCCGGGAGGTCATTCCAACAGCGATGAGATTGATGGAAATGACTACGGTGAGCCAGTAGCTGCTGACCAAGTTTTGGGAATG GACGACAACGCCGGCCCAAACGAACACCAGGACCCTATAGCTTTGGCAGTGGAGATGGCCGCTGTCAATCACAGCATCCTGGCACTAGCGAGGCAGGGTGGAGCCACCAGTGACATCAAGACAGAGGTGCTGGATGACGAGTGA